One segment of [Limnothrix rosea] IAM M-220 DNA contains the following:
- a CDS encoding polymorphic toxin type 44 domain-containing protein, whose product MPSSRPVIQNNPILTIRWLNTEIVGNIGPDLRFTSQVESEKAIRGGVKAKNTDGGVQEYNKCIYQKPILGFKLGNSYPYTVKATVEEEDPVNPYGPVTTFYSFNVQVPIPERPNEDLLPGTNAIGPVVHEATDDDGPRFGIRTATFSFNYRWYLTADISDTIFYIASEMEINRNSVDVLIIKNLNSMAKKNFDGVALKKMQPYLDTRSDFEILLKGLAYAYWFLLVRPDGEWDHKQSIFPTLGLASLDVTKGKIYFNDIWSNMHYGYIGKVAGFTDKELLGGAALAQAGDDSLSAIEQDIKELINLAVNITSQDLAQSWAALLQLITNTNTLKTLKDIYDRFQQAGIAGLDNDDDSGSISLGSDRLYDSYLDNFINDDSSREFILNMVRRRRKYSPNSELKQDAPEGICSL is encoded by the coding sequence ATGCCTTCATCTCGACCAGTAATTCAAAATAATCCCATCTTGACTATTCGTTGGCTCAATACAGAAATAGTAGGAAATATAGGCCCTGACTTGAGATTTACTTCACAAGTTGAATCCGAGAAAGCGATTCGAGGTGGTGTAAAAGCAAAGAACACAGATGGGGGAGTTCAAGAATACAACAAATGTATTTATCAAAAGCCAATCCTCGGTTTTAAATTAGGAAACTCATATCCTTACACTGTTAAAGCAACTGTCGAAGAAGAAGATCCAGTCAATCCATACGGACCAGTCACTACTTTTTACTCGTTTAATGTGCAAGTCCCAATTCCTGAAAGACCAAATGAAGACTTATTACCAGGAACTAATGCGATTGGACCAGTTGTTCATGAAGCAACAGATGATGATGGCCCAAGGTTCGGCATACGAACAGCAACTTTTTCATTTAATTATCGTTGGTATTTGACGGCAGATATTTCAGACACGATTTTCTATATTGCTTCAGAAATGGAGATCAATAGAAATTCGGTGGATGTTCTGATCATCAAAAACCTAAATAGCATGGCAAAAAAGAATTTTGATGGGGTTGCTTTAAAGAAAATGCAGCCTTATTTGGATACCCGCAGTGATTTTGAAATATTGCTCAAAGGTCTTGCTTACGCATACTGGTTTTTGCTTGTTCGACCGGACGGAGAATGGGATCACAAACAATCAATCTTTCCTACCTTGGGCTTAGCAAGTCTTGATGTGACTAAAGGAAAAATATACTTTAATGACATTTGGTCTAACATGCATTACGGATACATTGGTAAAGTCGCTGGATTTACAGATAAAGAGTTACTCGGAGGAGCAGCATTAGCTCAAGCTGGTGATGACTCTCTCAGTGCTATTGAACAAGATATTAAGGAGTTAATAAACTTGGCAGTGAATATAACTTCACAAGATCTGGCGCAATCTTGGGCTGCTTTACTACAACTGATTACAAACACTAATACTTTAAAAACATTGAAAGACATTTACGATAGATTTCAGCAGGCGGGCATAGCTGGGTTAGATAATGATGATGACTCAGGATCAATCTCATTAGGCTCAGATCGTCTCTATGATAGCTACCTAGATAACTTTATTAATGATGATAGTTCGCGAGAATTTATCTTAAATATGGTCAGAAGACGTCGTAAATACTCACCTAATTCTGAATTAAAGCAAGATGCACCAGAAGGTATTTGTTCCCTCTAA
- a CDS encoding magnesium chelatase subunit H: MFTNVKSAIRHIKPDDLNGRTLVKVVYVVLESQYQSALSAAVKTINANHPKIAIEISGYLVEELRNPENYDEFKRDIAEANLFIASLIFIEDLAQKVVEAVTPHRDNLNAAIVFPSMPEVMRLNKMGSFSMAQLGQSKSAIGEFMKKRKAKSGSSFQDAMLKLLRTLPKVLKYLPVEKAQDARNFMLSFQYWLGGSPENLENFLLMMTDKYILEGKLNEGSETKYEEPVVYPDMGIWHPLAPKMFESSKEYLQWYNERDDINDDLKDPLAPCIGLVLQRTHLVTGDDAHYVAMLQELEYSGARVIPVFAGGLDFSKPVDAFFWDDTVAGVERLPLVDAVVSLTGFALVGGPARQDHPKAIESLKKLNRPYMVSLPLVFQTTEEWEESDLGLHPIQVALQIAIPELDGAIEPIVMSGRDGMTGRAITLQDRVEAISSRALKWANLRKKPKLHKKLAITIFSFPPDKGNIGTAAYLDVFGSIHEVMKGMRDNGYDVQDIPETAKELLESVIHDAEAQYASPELNIAHRMSVEEYERLTPYSHRLEENWGPPPGELNSDGQNLLIYGKHFGNLFVGVQPTFGYEGDPMRLLFSRSASPHHGFAAYYTYIEKIWGADAVLHFGTHGSLEFMPGKQMGMSGECYPDNLIGNTPNIYYYAANNPSEATIAKRRSYANTISYLTPPAENAGLYKGLKELSELIASYQTLKDGGRGVQIVNTIMDQARVCNLDKDIDIPDVNAADMSKEDRDNMVGIVYCKLIEIESRLLPCGLHVIGKPPTAEEAIATLVNIASLDREEDEGFLGLPSIIANSIGRNMEDIYRNSDKGILEDVNLLQDITEACRAAVRALVEQQINDEGRVSLVARLNFLNLGKKTPWLESLHEAGYTNIDDETLKPLFDYLEFCLEQVCADKELAGLLKALEGEYVLPGPGGDPIRNPNVLPTGKNIHALDPQSIPTAAAVQSAKVVVDRLIDRQKLDNDGAYPETIACVLWGTDNIKTYGESLAQIMWMVGARPVPDALGRVNKLELIPLEELGRPRIDVVVNCSGVFRDLFINQMNLLDQAVKMAAEADEPLEMNFVRKHAQEQAEEMGINIRQAATRIFSNASGSYSSNVNLAVENSSWEEEKELQDMYLNRKSFAFNSDNPGVMDENRKVFEASLKTADVSFQNLDSSEISLTDVSHYFDSDPTKVISQLRDDGKKPAAFIADTTTANAQVRTLSETVRLDARTKLLNPKWYEGMLSHGYEGVRELSKRLVNTMGWSATADAVDNWVYEDTNDTFIKDEEMCKRLMDLNPNSFRRMVSTLLEVNGRGYWETSDENLERLQELYQEVEDRIEGIDS; the protein is encoded by the coding sequence ATGTTCACTAACGTCAAGTCCGCCATTCGCCATATCAAGCCTGATGACCTCAATGGTCGTACGTTAGTGAAGGTGGTCTATGTCGTGCTGGAGTCTCAGTATCAGAGTGCTCTGTCCGCTGCGGTCAAAACAATTAACGCGAACCACCCCAAAATTGCTATCGAAATCAGCGGCTATCTCGTCGAAGAATTACGTAATCCCGAAAACTATGACGAATTTAAACGAGATATTGCAGAAGCAAACCTCTTCATCGCCTCTTTGATTTTTATCGAAGACTTAGCTCAAAAAGTAGTTGAAGCAGTCACTCCACACCGTGACAACCTAAATGCGGCGATCGTCTTTCCCTCTATGCCTGAGGTGATGCGCCTCAATAAAATGGGTAGCTTCTCCATGGCTCAGCTCGGTCAGTCAAAATCGGCGATCGGCGAGTTCATGAAAAAGCGTAAAGCAAAGTCTGGCTCATCCTTCCAAGATGCCATGCTGAAGCTGCTCCGCACCTTACCAAAAGTTTTAAAATATCTTCCCGTTGAGAAGGCGCAAGATGCCCGCAACTTCATGTTGTCCTTCCAATATTGGCTCGGTGGCTCCCCCGAAAACCTCGAAAACTTCCTCCTGATGATGACAGATAAGTACATCCTCGAAGGCAAGTTAAACGAAGGTAGTGAAACCAAATACGAAGAACCTGTCGTTTATCCAGACATGGGTATTTGGCATCCCCTCGCTCCCAAGATGTTCGAAAGCTCGAAAGAGTATCTCCAGTGGTACAACGAGCGCGATGACATTAATGATGATCTAAAAGATCCTTTAGCACCCTGTATTGGTTTAGTGCTGCAGCGCACTCACCTTGTTACTGGCGATGACGCGCACTATGTGGCAATGCTCCAAGAGCTGGAATATAGTGGCGCACGGGTAATTCCAGTCTTTGCCGGCGGTTTAGATTTCTCCAAGCCTGTAGATGCCTTTTTCTGGGATGACACCGTCGCAGGTGTAGAAAGACTCCCCCTTGTCGATGCCGTTGTTTCCCTCACTGGTTTTGCCCTCGTCGGTGGTCCCGCTCGTCAGGATCACCCCAAAGCGATCGAATCCCTCAAAAAGCTAAACCGTCCTTATATGGTTTCGCTGCCTTTGGTTTTCCAAACCACAGAAGAGTGGGAAGAAAGTGACCTTGGTCTCCACCCCATCCAAGTGGCATTGCAAATTGCCATTCCTGAGCTGGACGGTGCGATTGAACCGATTGTGATGTCCGGTCGTGATGGTATGACGGGTCGGGCGATTACCCTCCAAGACCGCGTTGAGGCAATTTCTTCTCGCGCATTAAAGTGGGCAAACCTCCGCAAGAAGCCGAAGCTCCACAAGAAACTCGCAATTACCATCTTTAGTTTCCCGCCCGATAAAGGAAATATTGGTACGGCAGCATATCTCGATGTATTCGGCTCCATCCATGAAGTGATGAAAGGCATGCGTGACAACGGTTACGATGTCCAAGACATTCCCGAAACTGCAAAAGAACTGCTGGAATCTGTCATTCACGATGCGGAAGCACAGTATGCTTCGCCAGAGCTAAATATTGCCCACCGCATGAGTGTGGAGGAATACGAGCGCTTAACGCCCTACTCCCACCGTCTCGAAGAAAACTGGGGTCCCCCACCGGGAGAATTGAACAGTGATGGTCAAAACTTACTGATCTACGGTAAGCATTTTGGCAATCTCTTTGTTGGTGTACAGCCGACATTCGGTTATGAAGGCGACCCAATGCGTTTGCTGTTCTCTCGCTCTGCGTCTCCCCACCATGGTTTTGCGGCGTACTACACCTACATCGAGAAAATTTGGGGTGCTGATGCGGTTCTTCACTTCGGTACTCACGGCTCCCTCGAATTTATGCCCGGTAAGCAAATGGGTATGTCTGGGGAATGTTATCCCGACAATCTTATTGGCAATACACCCAACATTTATTACTACGCGGCAAATAATCCTTCTGAGGCAACGATCGCCAAACGTCGGAGTTATGCGAACACCATTTCCTATTTGACACCTCCTGCCGAAAATGCGGGTCTCTATAAGGGTCTTAAGGAACTGAGTGAATTAATTGCGTCCTACCAAACTCTCAAGGATGGTGGTCGTGGTGTGCAAATCGTCAACACGATTATGGATCAAGCGCGGGTCTGCAACCTTGATAAAGATATCGATATCCCCGATGTCAATGCGGCGGATATGAGCAAAGAGGATCGCGACAATATGGTCGGCATCGTCTATTGTAAGCTCATCGAAATTGAGTCCCGCTTACTTCCTTGTGGTCTCCATGTGATTGGTAAGCCCCCTACGGCTGAAGAGGCGATCGCCACCCTCGTAAACATTGCGAGCCTTGACCGCGAAGAAGACGAAGGCTTCCTCGGCTTGCCGAGCATCATCGCCAATAGCATCGGTCGCAACATGGAGGACATCTACCGCAATAGCGACAAAGGTATCCTCGAAGATGTCAACCTACTCCAAGACATTACCGAAGCTTGCCGTGCTGCGGTTCGCGCATTAGTTGAGCAGCAAATCAATGATGAAGGTCGTGTTTCCCTTGTTGCCCGCCTAAACTTCCTCAACCTCGGTAAGAAAACCCCTTGGCTCGAATCCCTCCACGAAGCGGGTTATACAAATATTGACGACGAAACCCTCAAGCCTCTATTTGATTATCTAGAGTTTTGCCTTGAGCAAGTTTGCGCCGACAAAGAGCTAGCTGGTCTCTTGAAAGCCCTCGAAGGAGAATACGTGCTGCCCGGCCCCGGTGGTGACCCCATTCGTAACCCCAACGTTCTACCCACCGGTAAAAACATTCACGCCCTCGATCCCCAGTCCATTCCCACAGCGGCAGCAGTCCAGTCTGCAAAGGTTGTGGTTGATCGCCTGATTGACCGTCAGAAGCTTGATAACGATGGCGCGTACCCTGAGACGATCGCCTGTGTTCTTTGGGGAACTGACAATATCAAAACCTACGGTGAATCCCTTGCCCAGATTATGTGGATGGTTGGTGCACGCCCTGTACCTGATGCCCTCGGTCGTGTGAATAAGCTTGAGCTAATCCCCCTAGAAGAGTTAGGTCGTCCTCGGATTGACGTGGTTGTGAACTGTTCCGGTGTATTCCGTGACCTCTTCATTAACCAAATGAACTTGCTCGACCAAGCAGTGAAGATGGCGGCAGAAGCTGATGAGCCCCTCGAAATGAACTTTGTTCGCAAGCATGCCCAAGAGCAAGCAGAAGAAATGGGCATCAATATCCGTCAGGCTGCAACTCGCATCTTCTCCAACGCTTCTGGTTCCTACTCTTCCAACGTCAACTTGGCAGTGGAAAACAGTTCTTGGGAAGAAGAGAAAGAGCTGCAGGACATGTACCTAAACCGTAAGTCCTTCGCTTTCAACTCCGATAACCCCGGTGTGATGGACGAAAACCGCAAGGTATTTGAGGCTTCTCTCAAAACTGCCGATGTTTCCTTCCAAAACCTTGATTCTTCTGAAATCAGTTTGACCGACGTGTCTCACTACTTTGATTCTGACCCTACCAAGGTGATTTCTCAACTGCGAGATGATGGTAAGAAACCTGCTGCTTTTATCGCAGATACAACCACTGCAAATGCTCAGGTTCGTACTTTGTCTGAGACTGTTCGTCTGGATGCGCGTACGAAGCTCCTCAATCCCAAGTGGTATGAAGGAATGCTGTCCCACGGTTATGAAGGTGTGCGTGAACTTTCTAAGCGCCTCGTCAACACAATGGGTTGGTCGGCGACTGCTGATGCGGTAGACAACTGGGTCTATGAAGATACTAATGACACTTTCATCAAGGATGAGGAAATGTGTAAGCGTCTAATGGATCTCAACCCCAACTCCTTCCGCCGCATGGTTAGCACTCTTCTCGAAGTGAATGGTCGTGGTTACTGGGAAACCAGCGATGAAAACCTAGAGCGTCTCCAAGAGCTTTACCAAGAAGTTGAAGACCGCATCGAAGGTATCGACAGTTAA
- a CDS encoding type II toxin-antitoxin system RelB/DinJ family antitoxin, translated as MDNPVTVEVNIEETLQQDVEKILGCLGLSVDQAIALFYEQIAKHNGLPFQSDDCNGETLETFTATDRGDDLVVCEDADDMFSRLGI; from the coding sequence ATGGATAACCCCGTCACTGTGGAAGTCAATATTGAGGAAACTTTGCAGCAAGATGTCGAAAAAATCTTAGGTTGTTTAGGTCTGTCAGTTGATCAGGCGATCGCCCTATTTTATGAGCAGATCGCAAAACACAATGGTTTACCGTTTCAGAGTGATGACTGTAACGGGGAGACTCTAGAGACTTTTACTGCGACAGACCGAGGTGACGACTTAGTGGTGTGTGAAGACGCAGATGATATGTTCAGCAGGTTAGGAATTTAA
- a CDS encoding type II toxin-antitoxin system YafQ family toxin yields MYQPVYTKRFEKDVKRAKKRGKNLEKFKRIAHLLILGESLDDKYRDHKLIGNYQDRRECHIEPDWLLIYKLEGENIINSSLKRIGARLAIQVIFSTFQQQLF; encoded by the coding sequence ATGTATCAGCCTGTTTATACGAAGCGTTTTGAAAAAGACGTTAAAAGGGCGAAGAAACGAGGAAAGAATTTAGAGAAGTTTAAACGTATTGCTCATTTGTTGATTCTAGGTGAATCTTTAGATGATAAATATCGTGATCACAAATTAATTGGCAACTATCAAGATCGTCGGGAATGTCATATTGAACCAGACTGGTTATTAATTTATAAACTGGAGGGAGAAAATATCATCAATTCATCCCTGAAGCGGATCGGCGCTCGCCTCGCTATTCAGGTTATTTTCTCTACATTCCAACAGCAGCTTTTTTAG
- the folP gene encoding dihydropteroate synthase — translation MENLRLRNQEFQWGDRTYVMGILNVTPDSFSDGGQFNSVDSALSQAAKMVAAGVDILDIGGQSTRPGAAQISVAEEINRTVPVIQALRQRFNTVISIDTTRAEVAKQAIAVGADIINDISGATFDEQMLFVAKALDAPIILMHIRGTPETMQTLTDYEDLITDLKAFFEERIQAAKQLGIKNSHIILDPGIGFAKTAMQNYDLIRHQQVFRDLGYPLLVGPSRKSFIGYILDKKDPKERVWGTAAACAGAIAFGADILRVHDVPEMIDVCKISDAIWRPKST, via the coding sequence ATGGAAAATTTGCGTTTACGAAATCAGGAATTTCAATGGGGCGATCGCACCTATGTGATGGGAATTTTAAACGTTACCCCAGACAGTTTCAGTGATGGTGGGCAATTTAATTCTGTTGATTCTGCCCTCAGCCAAGCGGCAAAAATGGTGGCAGCAGGTGTCGATATTCTCGATATTGGTGGACAATCCACCCGTCCCGGTGCAGCGCAAATTTCTGTGGCAGAAGAGATTAACCGGACAGTGCCCGTTATCCAAGCGTTACGGCAAAGATTTAACACAGTGATTTCCATTGATACGACTCGCGCTGAAGTGGCAAAACAGGCGATCGCCGTCGGAGCAGACATCATTAACGATATCTCTGGGGCAACTTTTGATGAGCAGATGTTATTCGTTGCCAAAGCCCTCGACGCGCCAATTATTTTGATGCATATCCGTGGCACGCCGGAAACAATGCAGACATTGACCGATTACGAAGATTTGATTACAGATTTAAAAGCATTTTTTGAGGAACGCATCCAAGCCGCCAAGCAACTGGGCATTAAAAACTCCCACATCATTCTCGATCCGGGGATCGGCTTTGCGAAAACTGCCATGCAAAATTACGACCTCATCCGCCATCAACAAGTTTTCCGAGATCTAGGCTATCCCTTACTCGTGGGACCTTCTCGCAAAAGCTTTATTGGTTACATTCTGGATAAAAAAGATCCCAAAGAACGAGTGTGGGGCACTGCCGCAGCCTGTGCGGGGGCGATCGCCTTCGGAGCTGACATTTTACGAGTCCATGATGTCCCCGAAATGATCGATGTGTGCAAAATCAGTGACGCAATCTGGCGGCCTAAGAGTACCTAG
- a CDS encoding SAM-dependent methyltransferase, which produces MRLEEVIPWGRNLNEYRRMFSLSAANLEKSILGCSDGPASFNAEMTQQGHSVISVDPIYEFSAEQIRQRIEAIYDTVISQVKAQSERFVWKNFANADELGQSRLQTMTAFLRDYEQGKLEGRYQHQALPKLNFEDQQFELCLCANFLFLYSDRLSQVFHLEALRELLRVAAEVRVFPLLDLMGDRSPYVEPVIEKLDAQNFKTRIKKVDYEFQRGGNEMLVITSL; this is translated from the coding sequence ATGCGGTTAGAAGAAGTCATTCCGTGGGGACGAAATCTTAATGAATATCGGAGAATGTTTAGTCTGTCGGCAGCGAATTTAGAAAAATCGATTTTGGGTTGTAGTGATGGTCCCGCCAGTTTTAACGCGGAAATGACTCAACAAGGGCACTCGGTAATTTCTGTTGATCCGATTTATGAGTTTTCAGCGGAGCAGATTCGGCAGCGCATTGAGGCGATTTATGACACGGTTATCTCGCAAGTAAAAGCGCAATCGGAGCGGTTTGTTTGGAAAAATTTTGCGAATGCCGATGAGTTGGGGCAGTCAAGGTTACAAACGATGACCGCTTTTTTACGAGATTACGAACAGGGCAAATTAGAAGGGCGCTATCAACATCAAGCTTTGCCGAAACTAAATTTCGAGGATCAGCAATTCGAATTGTGTTTGTGCGCCAATTTTCTTTTTTTGTACTCGGATCGACTATCGCAAGTTTTTCATCTTGAGGCTTTGCGGGAATTGTTGCGGGTGGCGGCGGAGGTTCGGGTCTTTCCGTTGCTGGATCTGATGGGCGATCGCTCTCCCTATGTAGAGCCAGTAATTGAAAAGTTAGACGCACAAAATTTTAAGACTCGTATTAAAAAAGTCGATTACGAATTCCAGAGGGGCGGCAATGAAATGCTTGTGATTACATCTCTTTAG
- the xth gene encoding exodeoxyribonuclease III, with translation MQIATWNVNSIRSRKEHAVNWLQKNEIDILCLQETKVIEPDFPRKPFEEIGYHTYVSGQKSYNGVSLFSREPLENVSMGFAPIVGEDVAGDFDEQKRVITGVIGDLRVLNLYVPNGSSVGSEKYEYKLGWFEVLKTYVKTLLAEGREMLICGDFNIALEERDIYAPKKENHIMYSVPEKETLREVLALGDFADVFRKVNQDEDQFSWWDYRTRAFNTNRGWRIDHIYLTPKSYEAAKNCWIDREPRGWEKPSDHTPVIVEL, from the coding sequence ATGCAAATTGCCACTTGGAACGTCAACTCGATTCGCTCCCGTAAAGAGCACGCCGTTAACTGGCTCCAGAAAAACGAGATTGATATTCTCTGCCTACAGGAAACCAAAGTTATCGAGCCAGACTTTCCCCGCAAACCCTTTGAAGAGATTGGCTATCACACCTACGTTTCAGGCCAAAAATCCTACAATGGCGTGTCTTTATTTAGCCGAGAACCCTTAGAAAATGTGTCAATGGGCTTTGCACCGATTGTGGGGGAAGATGTTGCCGGAGATTTTGACGAACAAAAGCGCGTCATCACAGGGGTCATTGGGGATTTGCGGGTGCTAAATCTCTACGTACCGAATGGCTCGTCCGTGGGCAGCGAAAAGTATGAATATAAATTAGGTTGGTTTGAAGTACTCAAAACCTACGTGAAAACCCTCCTTGCAGAAGGGCGAGAAATGTTGATTTGCGGTGATTTTAATATTGCCCTAGAGGAACGGGATATTTACGCGCCGAAAAAAGAAAATCACATTATGTATTCTGTCCCAGAAAAAGAAACGTTGCGGGAGGTTTTAGCATTGGGCGATTTTGCCGATGTCTTTCGCAAAGTAAATCAAGACGAAGACCAATTTAGCTGGTGGGATTATCGGACGCGGGCATTTAATACAAATCGGGGTTGGCGCATTGACCATATTTATCTCACGCCAAAATCTTACGAAGCGGCGAAAAATTGCTGGATTGACCGCGAACCTCGGGGTTGGGAAAAGCCTAGCGACCATACGCCTGTCATCGTTGAACTGTAG
- a CDS encoding response regulator, which produces MTLQLFAQKLWRSLPLRTVLIAPFVLQIVGTVGVVGWLSFRNGQKTVNELSTQLTSEITFRIEERLQNYLNIPHQINRLNTDSVRLGLLDPSNVEQMEKNFWRQIQQFEAATYIYFGSPAPEFIGAGREGNDITLGYSNSEAPGRFFRTYRANVKGDRLELLNVVTGYELLERPWYQTAIAHTEPVWGEPYVWHAPYPNLALPAVTAVYTPEFRGVFAVDFSLFDISEFLRKIRVGKTGKTFIMDRNGLLIANSGETLAFRETNQTIERIAGVDSENQLIRSASEFLQNEFVDLNEIRSSIHLEFEQNNSRQLLQVSPYGDAYGLNWLIVVVIPESDFMAQIHQSARQTVFLCTVAFITALALGIWTSRWVLAPILRLNKISQGLADGNWQQEIKSDRRDELGQLTEAIAQMAAQLKTAFTDLEARVDRRTADLAKSNAALSAAKEKAEVANQAKSHFLAQMNHELRTPLNAILGFIQILQRSPNLDAEEQENLDIMQRSGEHLLDLINTILDLSKIEAGEMKLQRQPTNLHEICHDLSSLFSAQTRAKKLDFVLTLPDNLPQFVLLDPQKTRQVLLNLLGNAVKFTRQGFIALTLTELSRQPDTITLEFTVTDTGAGIAKEDQKNVFQPFQQSESGLKLTGGTGLGLTISQQFLQLMGSDLLLQSTEGKGSSFSFSLRLPIVESRRITPSKKLAQIPAADQSQYKILIVDDSPINRLLFKRLLTPFKFQIAEAKDGQQAIAQWQAWQPDLIFMDLLMPVMNGKEATHTIRQAPQGDQVTIIACSASLEIKDTQAFLHQGFDDVLTKPFRTGDVFQILKNYLAIALVDTETTSTTNNP; this is translated from the coding sequence TATTCCCCACCAAATTAATCGTCTCAATACTGATTCGGTACGTTTAGGTCTTTTGGATCCAAGCAATGTCGAGCAAATGGAAAAAAACTTTTGGCGACAAATCCAGCAATTTGAGGCGGCTACTTACATTTATTTTGGTTCACCAGCGCCGGAATTCATTGGGGCAGGACGAGAAGGTAATGATATTACGCTTGGTTATTCAAACTCGGAAGCACCGGGACGTTTTTTTAGAACTTATCGGGCAAATGTTAAGGGCGATCGCCTTGAACTACTGAATGTTGTCACTGGCTATGAATTATTGGAGCGTCCTTGGTATCAAACGGCGATCGCCCATACGGAGCCGGTGTGGGGAGAACCCTATGTGTGGCACGCGCCATATCCAAATCTAGCTTTACCAGCGGTGACAGCTGTTTACACCCCAGAATTTAGAGGAGTCTTTGCCGTCGATTTTTCACTTTTTGATATTAGTGAGTTTTTACGCAAAATTAGGGTCGGCAAAACAGGCAAAACATTCATCATGGATCGTAATGGCTTATTAATTGCCAACTCTGGTGAGACCCTTGCATTTCGAGAAACCAACCAGACCATTGAAAGAATTGCCGGTGTGGATAGTGAAAACCAACTCATTCGTAGTGCCAGTGAATTTCTCCAAAATGAGTTTGTCGATCTAAACGAAATCCGCAGTTCCATTCATCTAGAATTCGAACAAAATAACAGTCGTCAGCTCCTACAGGTTAGTCCCTATGGTGATGCCTACGGCCTGAACTGGCTCATTGTTGTGGTTATTCCTGAGTCTGATTTTATGGCTCAGATCCATCAAAGTGCTCGTCAGACAGTTTTCCTCTGTACGGTCGCCTTTATTACCGCTTTGGCATTAGGAATATGGACTAGCCGCTGGGTTTTAGCGCCAATTTTACGGCTAAACAAAATTTCTCAGGGGTTAGCGGATGGTAATTGGCAACAGGAAATCAAAAGCGATCGCCGGGACGAGTTGGGTCAGCTTACCGAGGCGATCGCCCAGATGGCAGCTCAACTCAAAACAGCATTTACAGACCTAGAAGCACGCGTCGACCGACGAACTGCTGACCTTGCCAAATCGAACGCAGCCTTATCCGCAGCCAAGGAAAAAGCAGAAGTTGCCAACCAAGCAAAAAGTCACTTTCTTGCGCAAATGAACCACGAATTACGGACACCACTAAATGCGATTTTGGGCTTTATCCAAATTTTGCAGCGATCGCCAAACCTTGATGCCGAAGAACAAGAAAACCTTGACATCATGCAGCGCAGTGGCGAACATTTGCTAGATCTTATTAACACCATTTTAGATTTATCAAAGATTGAAGCGGGCGAGATGAAGCTACAACGCCAGCCGACAAATTTACACGAAATATGCCACGACCTCAGTAGTCTTTTTTCAGCACAGACCAGGGCTAAAAAATTAGATTTTGTGCTGACATTACCAGACAATCTACCCCAATTCGTCCTACTAGATCCCCAAAAAACAAGACAAGTCTTACTTAACCTACTAGGCAATGCCGTCAAGTTTACAAGGCAAGGGTTTATCGCATTAACCCTCACCGAGCTGTCTCGCCAACCCGACACAATCACCCTAGAGTTTACCGTCACAGACACCGGAGCAGGCATTGCCAAAGAAGACCAAAAGAATGTATTTCAACCCTTTCAACAGTCAGAATCTGGCCTCAAACTCACAGGTGGTACAGGGCTAGGACTCACAATTTCCCAACAATTTTTACAGTTGATGGGCAGCGACCTTTTGCTACAAAGCACAGAGGGCAAGGGTTCTAGCTTTAGTTTTAGTCTACGTTTACCAATCGTCGAGTCCCGGAGGATCACCCCATCGAAAAAATTAGCTCAAATCCCCGCAGCAGACCAATCCCAATACAAAATTCTCATTGTTGATGATAGTCCCATTAATCGTCTCTTGTTTAAACGATTATTGACCCCCTTCAAGTTCCAAATTGCCGAAGCAAAGGATGGACAACAGGCGATCGCCCAGTGGCAAGCATGGCAACCAGACTTGATTTTTATGGATTTATTAATGCCAGTGATGAATGGTAAAGAAGCAACACATACCATTCGCCAAGCTCCCCAGGGCGATCAAGTCACGATTATTGCCTGTAGTGCCAGCCTAGAAATTAAAGATACGCAAGCTTTTCTCCATCAGGGGTTTGATGATGTGCTGACGAAACCATTTCGTACCGGCGATGTTTTCCAAATCCTCAAAAACTACTTGGCGATCGCCCTTGTAGATACAGAAACAACATCCACCACCAATAACCCTTAA